From one Leifsonia soli genomic stretch:
- the rsmG gene encoding 16S rRNA (guanine(527)-N(7))-methyltransferase RsmG → MSDVEQEPEAAAALFGDRIELARRFTQNLADQGEERGLIGPLELPRLWSRHILNCAIVAPLLRPGRVGDVGSGAGLPGLVLAIARPDVSFVLIEPMERRIAWLNEQVTELGLENVTVLRARAEDVRIDAPLDQVTARAVSAFRKLLPLTAPLLRDGGELVLMKGAGAPAEVEAAAKEIRKYKVSDIEVLTLGEGVLAEVTRVIRARVR, encoded by the coding sequence GTGAGCGACGTCGAGCAGGAACCGGAGGCGGCGGCCGCCCTCTTCGGTGACCGTATTGAACTCGCGCGTCGATTCACTCAGAACCTCGCGGACCAGGGTGAAGAGCGCGGACTTATCGGTCCGCTCGAGCTCCCCCGCTTGTGGTCTCGGCACATCCTGAATTGCGCCATCGTTGCTCCCCTCCTCCGACCTGGGCGAGTGGGTGATGTCGGCAGCGGAGCCGGCCTTCCCGGGCTCGTCCTCGCGATCGCACGACCCGACGTGTCGTTCGTTCTGATCGAGCCGATGGAGCGCCGGATTGCGTGGCTCAACGAGCAAGTCACCGAACTGGGCCTTGAGAACGTGACAGTGCTGCGGGCCCGGGCGGAGGACGTGCGCATCGACGCGCCTCTGGATCAGGTGACGGCGCGCGCGGTCAGTGCCTTCCGCAAGCTCCTCCCCCTGACGGCTCCCCTGCTCCGGGACGGCGGTGAGCTCGTTCTGATGAAGGGCGCGGGCGCGCCAGCCGAGGTCGAGGCGGCGGCCAAGGAAATCAGGAAGTACAAGGTGAGCGATATCGAGGTTCTGACCCTCGGCGAGGGCGTTCTGGCGGAAGTCACCCGGGTCATACGCGCTCGCGTCCGCTGA
- a CDS encoding protein jag has product MTDVQTSSPEPADLTDVAADDTAVAAETAEPTAADLDREGDIAADYIEELLDIADIDGDIDIDTRNGRAYISVNTDDDASNLSLLANADTVAALQELTRLAVQNQTGGYSRLILDIAGSRDARQAELARLVDRAIERLDEGAAEAALPPMSSYERKLVHDVVSERGYVSTSRGEGRDRYTVITAS; this is encoded by the coding sequence ATGACCGACGTGCAGACCTCCTCCCCCGAGCCCGCCGACCTCACCGACGTGGCTGCGGACGACACCGCCGTGGCGGCCGAGACGGCCGAACCGACCGCTGCCGATCTCGATCGCGAAGGCGACATCGCTGCCGACTACATCGAGGAACTGCTCGACATCGCCGACATCGACGGTGACATCGACATCGACACCCGCAATGGGCGTGCCTACATCTCCGTGAACACGGATGACGACGCATCGAATCTTTCTCTGTTGGCGAATGCCGACACGGTCGCCGCACTGCAGGAGCTGACTCGCCTCGCCGTGCAGAACCAGACCGGCGGGTACTCCCGACTCATCCTGGACATCGCGGGATCCCGCGATGCTCGCCAGGCCGAGCTGGCCCGATTGGTCGACCGCGCGATCGAGCGTCTCGACGAGGGCGCGGCCGAGGCCGCTCTCCCGCCGATGTCCTCCTACGAGCGCAAGCTTGTTCATGACGTGGTGTCGGAGCGTGGCTACGTCTCGACCTCGCGGGGCGAGGGTCGCGATCGTTACACGGTCATCACGGCGAGCTAG
- the dnaA gene encoding chromosomal replication initiator protein DnaA, whose protein sequence is MAGGEESIAAAWQDVLGKLETDDRITPQLYGFLSLVEPKGIMAGTFYLEVPNEFTRGMIEQRSRVPLLHAIGSLDDTLEVNTFAIVVNPEIQQDTMAGPAPEMESAAAYVEQPAQVVSTPTEITAPPRGGDTRLNAKYSFDNFVIGQSNRFAHAAAVAVAEAPAKAYNPLFIYGDSGLGKTHLLHAIGHYAMSLYPGIRVRYVSSEEFTNDFINSIANNRGSSFQARYRNIDILLIDDIQFLQRAVETQEAFFHTFNTLHDHNKQVVITSDLPPKHLTGFEDRMRSRFEWGLITDVQVPDLETRIAILRKKAQSEKIQVPDDILEFMASKVSSNIRELEGTLIRVTAFASLNRTPVDMPLVQTVLKDLITLDDDNVIAPTDIITNTAEYFKLTVDDLYGSSRSQAVATARQIAMYLCRELTNLSLPKIGQLFGGRDHTTVMYANKKISELMKERRSIYNQVTELTSRIKQNHRYGK, encoded by the coding sequence ATGGCAGGCGGCGAAGAGTCCATAGCTGCGGCATGGCAGGACGTGCTCGGGAAGCTCGAGACCGACGACCGGATCACCCCGCAGCTGTACGGGTTCCTCAGCCTGGTCGAGCCCAAGGGCATCATGGCCGGCACCTTCTACCTGGAGGTGCCCAACGAGTTCACCCGCGGGATGATCGAGCAGCGCAGCCGCGTTCCCCTCCTTCACGCGATCGGTTCTCTCGACGACACCCTCGAGGTCAACACCTTCGCAATCGTCGTCAACCCGGAGATCCAGCAGGACACCATGGCCGGCCCTGCGCCGGAGATGGAGTCCGCCGCCGCGTATGTCGAGCAACCCGCTCAGGTGGTGTCGACGCCGACGGAGATCACGGCGCCCCCACGCGGCGGCGACACCCGGCTGAACGCCAAGTACAGCTTCGACAACTTCGTCATCGGCCAGTCCAACCGGTTCGCCCACGCGGCCGCGGTGGCCGTGGCCGAGGCGCCGGCCAAGGCGTACAACCCGCTCTTCATCTACGGCGACTCCGGTCTCGGCAAGACCCACCTCCTCCACGCCATCGGTCATTACGCGATGAGCCTGTACCCGGGCATCCGCGTCCGATACGTGTCGTCCGAGGAGTTCACCAACGACTTCATCAACTCCATCGCGAACAACCGCGGCTCGTCCTTCCAGGCGCGGTACCGCAACATCGACATCCTGCTGATCGACGACATCCAGTTCCTGCAGAGGGCGGTCGAGACGCAGGAGGCGTTCTTCCACACCTTCAACACCCTCCACGACCACAACAAGCAGGTGGTCATCACCTCCGATCTGCCGCCCAAGCACCTCACCGGGTTCGAAGACCGGATGCGCTCCCGCTTCGAGTGGGGTCTGATCACCGACGTCCAGGTGCCCGACCTCGAGACGCGCATCGCGATCCTCCGCAAGAAGGCGCAGAGCGAGAAGATCCAGGTGCCGGACGACATCCTCGAGTTCATGGCGTCGAAGGTGTCGAGCAACATCCGCGAGCTGGAGGGGACGCTGATCCGCGTCACCGCATTCGCGAGCCTCAACCGAACCCCGGTCGACATGCCCCTGGTGCAGACCGTCCTCAAGGATCTGATCACGCTCGACGACGACAACGTGATCGCGCCGACCGACATCATCACCAACACGGCCGAGTACTTCAAGCTCACCGTCGACGACCTCTACGGCTCCAGCCGGTCGCAGGCGGTCGCCACGGCACGCCAGATCGCCATGTACCTGTGTCGTGAGCTGACGAATCTGTCCCTGCCCAAGATCGGCCAGCTGTTCGGCGGGCGTGACCACACCACCGTCATGTACGCGAACAAGAAGATCAGCGAGCTCATGAAGGAGCGCCGCTCGATCTACAACCAGGTCACCGAGCTCACGAGCCGGATCAAGCAGAACCACCGCTACGGCAAGTAG
- the yidC gene encoding membrane protein insertase YidC, whose protein sequence is MDIIGTILWPIKWVVELILVAFHWLFTQMGLDPAAGITWVLAIVGLTVVVRAALIPIFVRQIKNQRRMLEIAPQLKKIQDKYKGKKDQFSREAMSRETMDLYKKTGTNPLSSCLPLLLQMPVFFSLFQVLNGAQSGHAGVGPLNETLAQQFGNATLFGVAPLHQSFQGAMNAHPPQVAVMVIAAVMVVLMTGSQFLTQLQIVSKNMSPETKASPQFKQQRILLYLLPFVFLFSGFAFPLGVMFYWLTSNLWTMGQQFLVIRNMPTPGSDAAKAREARLAKKGKLVQEDGATVLTVEEQPKKQQPQRVQPVSKARAKKQAGK, encoded by the coding sequence ATGGACATCATCGGTACCATCCTCTGGCCCATCAAATGGGTCGTGGAGCTGATCCTCGTCGCCTTCCACTGGCTGTTTACGCAGATGGGTCTCGACCCGGCGGCGGGCATCACCTGGGTGCTGGCGATCGTCGGTCTGACGGTCGTCGTTCGTGCCGCCCTGATCCCGATCTTCGTGCGTCAGATCAAGAACCAGCGACGGATGCTGGAGATCGCGCCGCAGCTGAAGAAGATCCAGGACAAGTACAAGGGCAAGAAGGATCAGTTCTCTCGCGAGGCCATGTCGCGAGAGACGATGGACCTCTACAAGAAGACCGGCACGAACCCGCTGAGCTCGTGCCTGCCGCTGCTGCTGCAGATGCCCGTGTTCTTCTCCCTGTTCCAGGTGCTGAACGGAGCTCAGAGCGGCCACGCCGGCGTGGGTCCGCTGAACGAGACGCTCGCGCAGCAGTTCGGAAACGCCACGCTGTTCGGCGTCGCGCCCCTCCACCAGAGCTTCCAGGGCGCGATGAACGCCCACCCGCCGCAGGTCGCCGTGATGGTCATAGCAGCCGTTATGGTCGTGCTGATGACGGGCTCGCAGTTCCTGACGCAGCTGCAGATCGTCTCCAAGAACATGTCGCCGGAGACCAAGGCGAGCCCGCAGTTCAAGCAGCAGCGCATCCTGCTGTACCTGCTCCCGTTCGTCTTCCTCTTCTCCGGCTTCGCCTTCCCGCTCGGTGTCATGTTCTACTGGCTGACCTCGAACCTCTGGACCATGGGCCAGCAGTTCCTCGTCATCCGCAACATGCCGACCCCGGGCTCGGATGCGGCGAAGGCGCGCGAGGCACGCCTGGCGAAGAAGGGCAAGCTCGTTCAGGAGGACGGCGCCACGGTGCTGACCGTCGAGGAGCAGCCGAAGAAGCAGCAGCCGCAGCGCGTGCAGCCGGTGAGCAAGGCGCGCGCGAAGAAGCAGGCCGGAAAGTAG
- the yidD gene encoding membrane protein insertion efficiency factor YidD, which translates to MNTALAAVLLAPRNAAVLVLRAYRAVISPLYGDVCRYYPSCSAYALQAIQLHGVVVGSFLGIRRIARCHPWAAGGVDDVPPAKKPRYRVTPFGFVVATSHGSVISQRRA; encoded by the coding sequence ATGAACACCGCGCTCGCAGCAGTGCTCCTCGCACCGCGCAATGCCGCGGTGCTGGTGCTGCGCGCGTACCGCGCCGTGATCTCCCCTCTCTACGGCGATGTCTGCCGCTACTACCCCTCGTGCTCGGCCTACGCGCTGCAGGCCATCCAGCTGCACGGCGTGGTGGTGGGCTCGTTCCTCGGCATCCGGCGCATCGCCCGGTGCCACCCGTGGGCGGCCGGCGGGGTCGACGACGTCCCCCCGGCGAAGAAGCCGCGGTATCGGGTGACCCCATTCGGATTCGTCGTGGCCACCAGCCACGGCAGCGTCATCAGTCAGCGAAGGGCCTAG
- the rnpA gene encoding ribonuclease P protein component gives MLAKANRITRGADYRATVRRGARFTGASTVTYIRSNPDSDVVRFGFIVSKTVGNAVMRNRIRRRLKAAAYDLLPRYTSNPGDPAGVDVVVRALPASVQAPWASLHEELSRASSRFTSRSHLSKGSVRS, from the coding sequence GTGCTCGCGAAAGCCAATCGCATCACGCGGGGGGCGGACTACCGGGCGACCGTACGACGCGGTGCGCGCTTCACAGGAGCGTCCACCGTCACGTACATCCGCTCGAATCCGGACTCCGATGTGGTGCGATTCGGCTTTATCGTGAGCAAGACGGTCGGCAATGCGGTGATGCGGAACCGGATCCGTCGGCGGCTCAAGGCGGCTGCGTACGATCTGCTCCCGCGGTACACATCGAATCCGGGCGATCCTGCCGGAGTCGACGTGGTCGTGCGCGCATTGCCAGCCTCCGTTCAAGCGCCGTGGGCTAGCCTGCACGAAGAGCTCTCACGGGCCTCGTCCCGTTTCACCAGCCGCAGTCATCTCAGTAAGGGCAGCGTCCGTTCATGA
- the rpmH gene encoding 50S ribosomal protein L34 produces MSKRTFQPNNRKRAKTHGFRLRMRTRAGRAILSARRRKGREKLSA; encoded by the coding sequence ATGAGCAAGAGAACTTTCCAGCCGAACAACCGCAAGCGCGCGAAGACCCACGGCTTCCGCCTCCGCATGCGCACCCGTGCGGGTCGCGCCATCCTCTCCGCTCGCCGCCGCAAGGGCCGCGAGAAGCTCTCGGCGTAA
- the gyrB gene encoding DNA topoisomerase (ATP-hydrolyzing) subunit B, producing MTMEPNAAGTEHEYGANEIQVLEGLEAVRKRPGMYIGSTGPRGLHHLVYEIVDNSVDEALAGHADNIEVTILPDGAVRVDDNGRGIPVDEHPVEKKSTVEVVLTILHAGGKFGGGGYAVSGGLHGVGSSVVNALSSRLDVEVHRQGHVWRQSYRNGVPQAPLEKGEASDRTGTIITFWPSADTFETIEFDYETLRTRFQQMAFLNKGLRIAITDERTPEIEPVEGEVDEEYTPRHEVFLYERGLMDYVQYLNSAKKVEVVHDEIISFESEDTERKIALEVAMQWTTSYNESVFTYANTINTHEGGTHEEGFRAALTTLVNRYAREKGILKEKDDNLSGDDVREGLTAVISVKLSEPQFEGQTKTKLGNTEAKAFVQKVVGDQLGDWFDRNPNQAKDIIRKALQAATARLAARKARETARRKGLLESGGMPGKLKDCQSKDPTISEIFIVEGDSAGGSAVQGRNPETQAILPLRGKILNVEKARLDRALGNNEVQAMITAFGAGIGEDFDPEKARYHKIVLMADADVDGQHITTLLLTLLFRYMRPMIELGYVYLAQPPLYRLKWSNAEHEYVYSDRERDAFLAEGLAAGKRIPKDNGVQRYKGLGEMDYQELWETTMNPETRTLLQVTLDDAAAADEIFATLMGEDVESRRSFIQKNAKDVRFLDI from the coding sequence ATGACGATGGAACCGAACGCGGCCGGGACGGAACACGAATACGGCGCGAATGAGATCCAGGTCCTCGAGGGTCTCGAAGCCGTCCGCAAGCGACCCGGAATGTACATCGGTTCGACCGGTCCCCGCGGGCTTCACCACCTGGTCTACGAGATCGTGGACAACTCCGTCGACGAGGCCCTCGCCGGGCACGCCGACAACATCGAGGTGACCATCCTCCCGGACGGCGCCGTGCGGGTCGACGACAACGGTCGTGGCATCCCGGTCGACGAGCACCCGGTCGAGAAGAAGTCGACGGTCGAGGTCGTCCTCACCATCCTGCACGCCGGCGGCAAGTTCGGCGGCGGCGGGTATGCGGTGTCCGGTGGACTCCACGGCGTCGGAAGCTCTGTCGTGAACGCGCTCTCCAGCCGCCTCGACGTCGAGGTGCACCGGCAGGGTCACGTCTGGCGGCAGAGCTACCGCAACGGTGTGCCGCAGGCGCCCCTCGAGAAGGGCGAGGCGTCCGACCGCACCGGGACGATCATCACGTTCTGGCCGAGCGCCGACACGTTCGAGACGATCGAGTTCGACTACGAGACGCTGCGCACGCGCTTCCAGCAGATGGCGTTCCTCAACAAGGGCCTCCGCATCGCGATCACCGACGAGCGCACCCCCGAGATCGAGCCCGTCGAGGGTGAGGTCGACGAGGAGTACACACCGCGCCACGAGGTCTTCCTCTACGAGCGCGGTCTGATGGACTACGTGCAGTACCTCAACTCCGCGAAGAAGGTGGAGGTCGTCCACGACGAGATCATCTCGTTCGAGTCGGAGGACACCGAGCGCAAGATCGCCCTCGAGGTCGCCATGCAGTGGACGACCAGCTACAACGAGAGCGTTTTCACCTACGCGAACACGATCAACACCCACGAGGGCGGAACGCACGAAGAGGGATTCCGTGCTGCGCTGACCACGCTGGTGAACCGGTATGCGCGTGAGAAGGGCATCCTCAAGGAGAAGGACGACAACCTCTCCGGCGACGACGTGCGCGAGGGTCTGACGGCGGTCATCTCCGTCAAGCTGTCCGAGCCGCAGTTCGAGGGCCAGACGAAGACGAAGCTCGGCAACACCGAGGCCAAGGCCTTCGTGCAGAAGGTCGTCGGCGACCAGCTCGGCGACTGGTTCGACCGCAACCCGAACCAGGCGAAGGACATCATCCGCAAGGCGCTCCAGGCCGCGACCGCGCGGCTCGCCGCCCGGAAGGCGCGCGAGACCGCCCGCCGCAAGGGGCTCCTGGAGAGCGGCGGGATGCCGGGCAAGCTCAAGGACTGCCAGTCGAAGGACCCGACGATCTCGGAGATCTTCATCGTGGAGGGCGACTCGGCCGGCGGCTCCGCCGTGCAGGGCCGCAACCCCGAGACGCAGGCGATCCTGCCGCTGCGCGGCAAGATCCTCAACGTCGAGAAGGCGCGGCTCGACCGTGCCCTCGGCAACAACGAGGTGCAGGCGATGATCACGGCGTTCGGCGCCGGCATCGGCGAGGACTTCGACCCGGAGAAGGCGCGGTACCACAAGATCGTGCTCATGGCCGACGCCGATGTCGACGGCCAGCACATCACGACGCTGCTGCTGACCCTGCTGTTCCGCTACATGCGCCCGATGATCGAGCTCGGCTACGTCTATCTGGCGCAGCCGCCGCTCTACCGGCTCAAGTGGTCGAACGCCGAGCACGAGTACGTGTACTCCGACCGTGAGCGCGACGCCTTCCTGGCCGAGGGCCTCGCGGCGGGCAAGCGCATCCCCAAGGACAACGGCGTGCAGCGCTACAAGGGTCTGGGTGAGATGGACTACCAGGAGCTGTGGGAGACCACGATGAACCCGGAAACCCGGACGCTGCTGCAGGTCACCCTCGACGACGCGGCAGCGGCCGACGAGATCTTCGCCACCCTGATGGGCGAGGACGTCGAGTCGCGACGCTCGTTCATCCAGAAGAACGCCAAGGACGTGCGGTTCCTCGACATCTGA
- the gnd gene encoding phosphogluconate dehydrogenase (NAD(+)-dependent, decarboxylating), translated as MHIGLIGLGRMGNNMRARLEKNGIDVTGYDTNPEVSDVATVADLVAALPAPRTVWVMVPAGEITDSVIRELEPLLEKGDLVIDGGNSKFTEDFKHAELLAPRGVDFMDAGVSGGIWGLENGYGLMVGGSAEQVARVMPVFDALRPEGPRDEGFVHVGEVGAGHYAKMVHNGIEYALMQAYAEGYELLDTRKDIIKDVTGTFKAWQRGTVVRSWLLDLLVRALEQDPEFEHIEGYVQDSGEGRWTVEEALNNAVPVPTISASIFARFVSRQEDSPAMKAVAALRNQFGGHAVKAVD; from the coding sequence ATGCACATCGGCCTCATCGGCCTCGGACGCATGGGCAACAACATGCGCGCCCGGCTCGAGAAGAACGGCATCGACGTCACCGGATACGACACGAACCCCGAGGTCTCTGACGTCGCGACCGTGGCCGACCTCGTCGCGGCGCTCCCGGCGCCGCGCACCGTCTGGGTCATGGTGCCCGCCGGCGAGATCACCGACTCCGTGATCCGCGAGCTCGAACCGCTGCTCGAGAAGGGCGACCTCGTCATCGACGGCGGCAACTCCAAGTTCACGGAGGACTTCAAGCACGCCGAGCTGCTCGCTCCGCGCGGTGTCGACTTCATGGATGCCGGGGTCTCCGGCGGCATCTGGGGTCTCGAGAACGGCTACGGTCTCATGGTCGGCGGTTCGGCCGAGCAGGTCGCGCGGGTCATGCCGGTCTTCGACGCGCTGCGACCGGAAGGTCCGCGCGACGAAGGCTTCGTCCACGTGGGCGAGGTCGGCGCCGGCCACTACGCGAAGATGGTGCACAACGGCATCGAGTACGCGCTGATGCAGGCCTACGCCGAGGGATACGAGCTCCTCGACACGCGCAAGGACATCATCAAGGACGTCACCGGCACCTTCAAGGCCTGGCAGCGCGGGACGGTCGTCCGCTCGTGGCTGCTCGACCTGCTGGTCCGCGCTCTGGAGCAGGATCCGGAGTTCGAGCACATCGAGGGCTACGTGCAGGACTCGGGCGAGGGTCGCTGGACGGTGGAGGAGGCGCTCAACAACGCCGTCCCCGTCCCCACGATCAGCGCATCGATCTTCGCGCGCTTCGTCTCGCGCCAGGAGGACTCGCCCGCCATGAAGGCGGTCGCGGCCCTGCGGAACCAGTTCGGCGGGCACGCCGTGAAGGCCGTCGACTGA
- the recF gene encoding DNA replication/repair protein RecF (All proteins in this family for which functions are known are DNA-binding proteins that assist the filamentation of RecA onto DNA for the initiation of recombination or recombinational repair.) produces the protein MRVTHLSLTDFRNYRTAEVPFAAGANLFVGRNGQGKTNLVESLGYLSTLGSHRVSSDQAMIRKDADAAIVRARIQHDGRELLVEVQLNRSTPNRAQVNRSAIKPRELPRYFSSVLFAPEDLALVRGEPGIRRRFLDQLLIQRNPRFSAVIADYERVLKQRNTLLKSARASRVREDQLGTLEIWDDRLVQLGSELMDARLDLVARLSDPLVAAYRSVAGDDHHPRLIPQLTIHGAQVDDEDSAAEDDVTGSAGVATPEAFRRALAAVRRKELDRGLTLVGPHRDDVLFELNALPAKGYASHGESWSFALALKLASAELLRQESTTGDPVLILDDVFAELDQARRRMLATAVAGYEQVLITAAVYDDVPDELTAHTVRIEAGAIMETPDA, from the coding sequence GTGCGTGTCACACACCTCTCCCTGACCGACTTCCGCAACTACCGCACCGCGGAAGTGCCGTTCGCGGCCGGCGCGAACCTGTTCGTCGGCCGCAACGGCCAGGGGAAGACCAACCTCGTCGAATCGCTCGGCTACCTGAGCACCCTCGGGTCGCATCGGGTGTCGAGCGATCAGGCGATGATCCGGAAGGATGCGGACGCCGCGATCGTCCGCGCAAGGATCCAGCACGACGGCCGGGAACTCCTGGTCGAGGTGCAGCTCAATCGCAGCACGCCGAACCGGGCTCAGGTGAACCGGTCAGCGATCAAGCCGCGCGAGTTACCGCGGTACTTCTCCAGCGTGCTGTTCGCTCCGGAGGACCTCGCGCTGGTGCGCGGCGAGCCGGGGATCCGCCGGCGGTTCCTCGATCAGCTGCTCATTCAGCGCAACCCGCGCTTCTCCGCCGTGATCGCCGATTACGAGCGTGTTCTGAAGCAGCGGAACACCCTGCTGAAGTCGGCGAGAGCGTCCCGCGTCCGGGAGGATCAGCTCGGCACCCTCGAGATCTGGGACGACCGGCTCGTCCAGCTCGGATCCGAGCTGATGGATGCGCGTCTCGACCTGGTCGCGCGTCTCAGCGATCCGCTCGTCGCGGCCTACCGGTCCGTCGCCGGCGACGATCACCACCCGCGGCTCATCCCGCAGCTCACCATCCACGGCGCGCAGGTCGATGACGAGGACAGCGCGGCGGAGGACGATGTGACCGGCTCAGCCGGTGTCGCGACCCCGGAGGCGTTCCGCCGGGCTCTCGCGGCGGTGCGCAGGAAAGAGCTCGACCGCGGTCTCACCCTCGTCGGGCCGCACCGCGACGACGTGCTGTTCGAACTCAACGCTCTTCCCGCGAAGGGGTATGCCAGCCACGGAGAGTCGTGGTCCTTCGCCCTCGCCCTCAAGCTGGCGTCGGCGGAGCTGCTCCGCCAGGAGTCGACGACCGGCGACCCCGTGCTCATCCTCGACGACGTCTTCGCGGAACTCGACCAGGCTCGGCGACGGATGCTGGCAACCGCCGTGGCCGGTTACGAACAGGTGCTCATCACCGCGGCCGTGTACGACGACGTGCCCGACGAACTCACGGCGCACACCGTCCGCATCGAGGCCGGCGCGATCATGGAGACCCCCGATGCCTGA
- the dnaN gene encoding DNA polymerase III subunit beta: MKFQANRDVFSEAVSFAVKLLPQRTTLPILSGVLIETTDNGLQLSSFDYEVSAQTEISAEVEEPGRVLVSGRLLAEIASKLPNAPVQFSTEDSKIVVRAGSANFTLLSMPVEEYPSIPQVGGEAGLVPAEEFAEAVAQVGVAASRDDVTPVITGVQLEVGDNTLGLVATDRYRVAVREIDWDNGTTAGEPVTALVPARTLTEIGKTFGHSGTVSISITNRDDRELIAFTADRKTVTSLLIKGNFPPVRRLFPEQVDNYAVMNTAELIEATRRVALVLEREAALRYTFTADGLTLEAIGSEQAQASESIDALLTGQETVVSLKPQFLLDGLGAVHSEFVRISFTKTENPNKPGPVLITSQTSKDQAGADSYKYLLQPNLLLR; this comes from the coding sequence GTGAAGTTCCAAGCCAATCGGGATGTGTTCAGCGAGGCTGTCTCCTTCGCGGTGAAGCTCCTGCCGCAGCGGACGACTCTGCCCATCCTGAGCGGTGTCCTCATCGAGACGACGGACAACGGACTCCAGCTGTCGTCCTTCGACTACGAGGTGTCAGCCCAGACCGAGATCTCCGCGGAGGTCGAGGAGCCCGGACGTGTCCTGGTCTCCGGCCGCCTCCTCGCCGAGATCGCGTCGAAGCTCCCGAACGCCCCCGTGCAGTTCTCGACAGAGGACTCGAAGATCGTGGTCCGGGCCGGTTCGGCCAACTTCACCCTGCTGTCCATGCCCGTCGAGGAATACCCGAGCATCCCGCAGGTCGGCGGCGAGGCCGGCCTCGTGCCTGCGGAGGAATTCGCCGAAGCCGTCGCGCAGGTGGGCGTCGCCGCCTCCCGCGACGACGTGACTCCCGTGATCACGGGCGTGCAGCTCGAAGTCGGAGACAACACCCTGGGCCTCGTCGCCACCGACCGTTACCGGGTTGCCGTCCGCGAGATCGACTGGGACAACGGCACCACTGCGGGCGAGCCGGTCACGGCCCTCGTCCCGGCGCGGACACTGACCGAGATCGGCAAGACGTTCGGGCACAGCGGCACCGTGTCCATCTCGATCACCAACCGCGACGACCGCGAGCTGATCGCGTTCACGGCGGACAGGAAGACCGTCACGTCGCTGCTGATCAAGGGCAACTTCCCGCCCGTGCGCCGCCTCTTCCCGGAGCAGGTGGACAACTACGCGGTGATGAACACCGCAGAGCTCATCGAGGCGACCCGGCGCGTCGCCCTCGTCCTCGAGCGCGAGGCCGCGCTCCGCTACACCTTCACCGCCGACGGGCTGACGCTGGAAGCGATCGGGTCCGAGCAGGCGCAAGCATCCGAGAGCATCGACGCTCTTCTCACTGGCCAGGAGACGGTGGTTTCATTGAAGCCGCAGTTCCTGCTCGATGGTCTCGGTGCGGTGCACTCGGAATTCGTGCGCATCTCGTTCACCAAGACCGAGAACCCCAACAAGCCGGGCCCTGTGCTCATCACGAGCCAGACGTCCAAGGATCAGGCAGGCGCGGACTCGTACAAGTACCTGCTCCAGCCCAACCTGCTCCTGCGCTAG
- a CDS encoding DUF721 domain-containing protein, with protein sequence MPDRTSRVAPGESEASAVYLRLKALFTGTTSRSRRGPRREESTTGSQPFGSGRDPRGVGDVVDALAAQLGWTSALAKSDLLDGWRELAGEETAKHAEPDQITDGVLVVRCESTAWATQLRMMRSELLARIAERFPEAGIESIRFQGPDAPSWKRGPRSIPGRGPRDTYG encoded by the coding sequence ATGCCTGATCGCACATCCCGCGTCGCGCCCGGCGAGAGCGAGGCTTCCGCCGTCTACCTGCGGCTGAAAGCGTTGTTCACGGGAACGACCTCCCGGAGCCGTCGCGGTCCCCGGCGCGAGGAGAGCACCACCGGAAGTCAGCCCTTCGGCTCCGGGCGCGATCCACGCGGCGTCGGAGACGTGGTCGATGCGCTCGCGGCGCAGCTCGGCTGGACCTCCGCCCTCGCGAAGTCCGACCTGCTCGACGGATGGCGTGAGCTGGCCGGCGAGGAGACCGCGAAGCATGCCGAACCGGACCAGATCACGGACGGTGTGCTGGTGGTCCGGTGCGAGTCGACGGCGTGGGCGACGCAGCTTCGGATGATGCGCTCCGAACTGCTCGCACGGATCGCGGAGCGATTCCCCGAGGCCGGCATCGAGTCGATCCGTTTTCAGGGGCCGGACGCCCCCTCCTGGAAAAGAGGTCCCAGGTCGATTCCAGGGCGTGGCCCGCGCGATACTTACGGCTGA